A single genomic interval of Eurosta solidaginis isolate ZX-2024a chromosome 3, ASM4086904v1, whole genome shotgun sequence harbors:
- the LOC137245519 gene encoding uncharacterized protein: MRKLSIAILVSTLLIWHTAALSGNVVKRSYSDQSVHGYQAERTCWWNEVCKEEFQNLFRCKCPQFSYCRSPGRYYNAYCSMTDTGYIWTQPTWDWVP; the protein is encoded by the exons ATGAGAAAG CTATCGATAGCCATATTAGTGAGCACTTTGCTGATTTGGCATACAGCAGCACTGTCAGGAAACGTTGTAAAGCGTAGTTATTCGGATCAAAGTGTGCATGGCTATCAGGCAGAG cGCACCTGCTGGTGGAATGAAGTATGCAAGGAGGAATTTCAAAATCTCTTTCGCTGTAAATGTCCACAATTTTCATACTGCCG CTCACCAGGACGCTATTACAATGCGTATTGTTCAATGACCGATACCGGCTATATATGGACGCAGCCAACATGGGATTGGGTACCTTGA